One part of the Aricia agestis chromosome Z, ilAriAges1.1, whole genome shotgun sequence genome encodes these proteins:
- the LOC121738675 gene encoding nostrin, which produces MSRDRTGMDRWQTTFEMMHLRSPNNQVFKDNYWAQNGFEELRRYVKQGSDFSKELAAILQERVEAENYYSKCLAKLGTKLGKACKESVGSCADAWKHVAAEMEKWSEIHRSYANALSEELVKPMKNVIDNQMKLRKKIEGNVDKTTRTLSDWRTAEAKSKRQSHAAARENEKLQDASLDISRMSRSSSMGHIPHSILSAARAERINAASERDVAKLQVKKKKTEDAVKKTEMEYYNVCVQAERARLEWETSVVKGAGMLESVEEERLAQLKSSADYYLRLTAAVPPQLAEATNTLVNPIKTANANVDMRVVRGVRSAPVGASEQLLPDFYCEHTTLAMNKERRKQALIKILQLVKQDTERERKSMHGLEKLSMAIKQTPTFGNDDSQQNVADKLYHMRSMLTYLEAVRYKITSSLSDLDNLPVAQHPLATHIQVVRDKQGLQQSILKVPPYLQADYHSEVNKNLQPNYNALTKSITGGEERERRDSIMSRASSKLRIEHLSFRKNDTKSAPPTPISSELSTPTLIAPELTPTLKPVAPPESPLDWTERGAGDGLSNQQDSDFDEFSSGSDSSTEYAATETEQVKYIGKCRALYTYEARLDDELTLSPGDIINIYEKQDDVWWSGDLNGAFGIFPSSYVEEITSCI; this is translated from the exons ATGAGCCGGGACAGGACCGGCATGGACCGCTGGCAGACCACCTTCGAGATGATGCATCTGAGGTCGCCCAACAACCAGGTCTTCAAGGACAACTATTGG GCGCAGAATGGTTTTGAAGAGTTGAGACGGTACGTGAAGCAGGGGAGCGATTTCAGCAAAGAATTGGCGGCGATTCTACAAGAGAG GGTAGAAGCGGAGAACTACTACTCAAAATGCCTCGCGAAGTTGGGAACGAAGTTGGGAAAGGCTTGCAAGGAGAGTGTGGGGAGCTGCGCGGACGCTTGGAAACATGTGGCGGCAGAAATGGAGAAGTGGTCCGAGATACACAG GTCGTACGCGAATGCTTTGTCGGAGGAGCTTGTGAAACCAATGAAAAATGTCATAGATAATCAAATGAAATTGAGGAAAAAG ATCGAAGGCAATGTGGACAAAACAACACGCACACTCTCCGATTGGAGAACTGCTGAAGCGAAGTCCAAAAGACAGTCCCACGCCGCTGCGAGAGAAAACGAGAAACTACAAGACGCCTCTCTGGATATTAG tcgAATGTCACGCAGCTCGAGTATGGGACATATTCCCCATTCTATTTTGAGTGCGGCCAGGGCGGAGAGGATAAATGCGGCGAGCGAAAGGGACGTAGCGAAACTACaagtgaaaaagaaaaagacGGAAGATGCTGTAAAAAAGACTGAAATGGAGTATTATAACGTTTGTGTTCAAGCCGAAAGAGCGAG GTTAGAATGGGAAACGAGTGTGGTGAAGGGAGCTGGTATGCTGGAGTCAGTGGAAGAGGAGCGACTCGCCCAGCTGAAGAGCTCCGCAGACTACTACCTCAGGCTGACCGCTGCTGTGCCACCACAACTCGCTGAG GCCACAAACACCCTAGTGAATCCGATCAAGACAGCGAACGCAAATGTTGATATGCGTGTCGTCCGCGGTGTCCGCTCCGCGCCTGTTGGTGCCAGCGAGCAGTTGTTACCTGACTTCTACTGCGAACACACCACGCTCGCTATGAACAAGGAGAGACGTAAGCAG GCATTAATCAAGATCCTTCAGCTAGTGAAACAAGATACGGAGAGAGAGAGGAAGTCCATGCACGGTCTCGAGAAACTGTCTATGGCGATCAAACAAACCCCCACCTTCGGAAACGACGACTCACAACAGAATGTCGCCGATAAACTATACCAT ATGCGTTCCATGCTCACATATCTAGAGGCAGTGCGATACAAGATAACGTCAAGTCTGAGCGATCTGGACAACCTGCCCGTGGCGCAACATCCGCTCGCCACGCACATACAGGTGGTGCGGGATAAACAGGGCTTGCAGCAGAGCATATTAAAG GTCCCACCATACCTCCAAGCGGACTACCACAGCGAGGTCAACAAAAACCTCCAACCCAACTACAACGCGCTGACCAAAAGTATCACAGGGGGGGAAGAGAGAGAAAGAAGGGACTCCATCATGAGCAGAGCGTCCAGCAAACTGAGGATAGAGCATCTATCGTTCAGGAAGAATGATACGAAATCCGCACCACCCACTCCAATCAGCTCGGAGTTGTCCACGCCGACTCTGATCGCGCCGGAACTGACTCCGACCTTGAAACCTGTAGCGCCACCGGAGAGTCCGTTGGACTGGACTGAGAGAGGCGCCGGAGATGGGTTGTCCAATCAACAGGATAGTGACTTCG ACGAGTTTTCATCTGGCAGCGACAGTTCAACAGAGTACGCAGCCACAGAGACGGAACAAGTGAAGTACATCGGCAAATGTCGCGCGCTGTACACGTACGAGGCGAGGTTGGATGATGAGCTCACATTGTCACCAG